The Cloeon dipterum chromosome X, ieCloDipt1.1, whole genome shotgun sequence genome includes a window with the following:
- the sll gene encoding adenosine 3'-phospho 5'-phosphosulfate transporter 1 yields the protein MKLPGRVNQCLIALIVAGSIVLVLVSSQIFKLITAEKDDPQVSWLIRLVNNFFGYLIIIIPLYLVLRFVHNSGYLDAPGIGPLPRLIRRCFAEPPQLIELLDTASVSIKNQSNASTTSKLVFCALGLLTSYLTWGFLQEKVMTKEYTSADGEVGKFKDSQFLVFVNRILAFCLAAVYLSVKRDHTSRSLPMYKYLLCSLSNILSSFCQYEALKYVTFPLQVLAKSCKVIPVMIMGKCVSSKKYENYEYITAVMISIGMAAFLFGQEGSTATKGKTVVETTLPGILLLVSYLMCDSFTSNWQGQLFSQYKVSSVQMMLGVNMFSCLLTTTSLLEQGAFPAAAAFMTKFPSFVTDCVILSICSAVGQLFIFYTISQFGAVTFTIIMTIRQGLAILLSCIYYGHAVSIAGVLGILMVFLAVFLRMYCAQRLKSIRQRRLAQSANAAV from the exons ATGAAGCTTCCTGGAAGAGTGAACCAATGTTTGATAGC GCTGATCGTGGCCGGCAGCATCGTGTTGGTGTTGGTCTCGTCTCAGATTTTCAAGCTTATCACCGCCGAAAAAGATGATCCGCAGGTTTCGTGGCTCATTCGGTTGGTCAACAACTTTTTCGGCTATCTCATCATCATAATTCCTCTCTATCTCGTCCTGCGGTTTGTCCACAACTCGGGCTATCTCGACGCACCAG GAATTGGTCCGCTGCCCCGCTTAATTCGACGCTGTTTTGCCGAGCCTCCACAGCTGATCGAGCTGCTCGACACCGCCAGTGTCTCGATTAAAAACCAAAGCAATGCCAGCACCACGTCAAAATTGGTGTTCTGCGCCCTCGGATTGCTCACCTCGTATCTCACGTGGGGCTTCCTGCAGGAGAAGGTCATGACAAAG GAGTATACGAGTGCGGACGGGGAGGTAGGAAAATTCAAGGACTCGCAGTTTTTGGTCTTCGTGAACAGGATTCTCGCCTTTTGTCTGGCTGCCGTTTATTTGTCGGTGAAGCGCGACCATACCAGCAGGTCCCTGCCCATGTACAAGTACCTGCTGTGCTCTCTTTCAAACATCCTCAGCTCCTTCTGCCAGTATGAAGCCTTGAAATACGTCACTTTCCCACTCCAG gtGCTTGCAAAATCGTGCAAAGTGATCCCAGTGATGATCATGGGGAAGTGCGTGTCGAGCAAGAAGTACGAGAACTACGAGTACATCACCGCCGTGATGATCTCGATCGGCATGGCCGCCTTCCTCTTTGGCCAGGAGGGTTCGACGGCGACCAAGGGCAAGACCGTCGTCGAGACGACCCTGCCcggaattttattgttagtcaGCTATCTCATGTGCGACTCCTTCACCTCCAACTGGCAG GGACAGCTATTTTCCCAATACAAAGTTTCTTCGGTCCAAATGATGCTTGGAGTGAACATGTTTTCCTGCCTGCTGACAACGACCTCGTTGCTGGAGCAAGGCGCCTTTCCTGCTGCAGCCGCATTTATGACAAAA TTTCCTTCGTTTGTGACTGACTGCGTCATTCTCTCCATTTGCTCCGCGGTCGGgcagctatttattttttacactaTTTCCCAATTTGGAGCTGTGACTTTCACCATTATCATGACCATCAGACAG GGGCTGGCGATATTGCTGAGCTGCATTTACTACGGGCACGCCGTCAGCATAGCCGGAGTGCTAGGCATCCTGATGGTCTTTCTGGCGGTATTCCTGCGGATGTATTGCGCACAGAGATTGAAGTCGATCCGACAACGCAGACTGGCCCAGTCAGCAAATGCGGCCGTCTAA
- the Uch-L5 gene encoding ubiquitin carboxyl-terminal hydrolase isozyme L5: protein MADAAGNWCLIESDPGVFSELIKEFGVTGVQVEELYTLEGKQFESYLPVHGLIFLFKWVADSEPSGPIVQDHRLDTIFFAKQVINNACATQAILSILMNCKHQDLNLGSNLSELKEFCQSFDAHMKGLTISNSPVIRSVHNSFARQTLFEFDSKSASKDDEVYHFVSYVPIDGKLYELDGLKEGPIDLGDIPPDTNWVDFAKPIIGKRIDKYTAGEIHFNLMGVISDRVTAYQKQIEKIQKEIEEGGMDTDLQQVEIARFKERISEEKSKENMHKVENIRRKHNYLPLIVEILKTLAKEGQLMPLYEKAKQRAQENASKKMQ from the exons ATGGCCGACGCCGCTGGAAATTGGTGTCTCATCGAGAGCGATCCTGGCGTTTTTTCGGagttaattaaagaatttg GCGTGACCGGAGTCCAGGTCGAGGAACTTTATACTCTGGAAGGCAAACAGTTCGAGTCATATTT gcCTGTGCATGGCTTAATCTTCCTTTTCAAATGGGTCGCCGACTCGGAGCCGTCCGGCCCCATTGTCCAGGATCATCGGCTAGACActattttctttgccaaacaa gTCATCAACAATGCGTGTGCAACCCAAGCCATTCTGAGCATTCTGATGAACTGCAAGCATCAAGACCTGAATTTAGGAAGTAATTTGTCAGAGCTGAAGGAATTTTGCCAGAGCTTCGACGCACACATGAAAGGACTCACTATCAGCAACTCTCCAGTCATTAGATCGGTGCATAATTCATTTGCTAG acaAACTCTGTTTGAATTTGACTCAAAGTCGGCTTCCAAAGATGACGAGGTGTACCACTTTGTCAGCTATGTGCCAATTGACGGCAAACTGTACGAGCTGGATGGACTGAAGGAGGGCCCAATTGACCTGGGAGACATTCCTCCTGACACTAATTGGGTTGACTTTGCGAAACCCATCATTGGGAAGAGAATTGACAA ATACACAGCAGGAGAAatccatttcaatttgatgGGAGTGATTTCTGACCGGGTCACGGCGTACCAGAAGCAAATAGAAAAGATCCAGAAAGAAATCGAG GAGGGTGGAATGGACACTGACCTCCAGCAGGTGGAGATCGCCAGGTTCAAGGAGCGGATCAGCGAGGAAAAGTCCAAGGAAAACATGCACAAGGTGGAGAACATCAGGAGGAAGCACAATTACCTGCCGCTGATCGTGGAAATCCTGAAAACCTTGGCCAAAGAAGGGCAGCTGATGCCCTTGTACGAAAAAGCCAAGCAGCGCGCCCAGGAAAATGCAAGCAAGAAGATGCAGTGA
- the LOC135944958 gene encoding alpha-aspartyl dipeptidase: MISFMMASARRILLLSSSTVHGSAYLEYAATFIKDFLKKSDVKKILFVPYALKDHNDYTNKVRGPLKELGYAVEGIHEAPNAIEAIKSAEAIYIGGGNTFQLLKTLYDLNLIQPIQDRVLKDGIPYIGSSAGSNVATASINTTNDMPIVWPPTLTALGLVPFNINPHYIDFDPDSKHKGETREERLSQYHEIPGTPPVLGLREGAILHVEGNVAKIIGVFGAKLFKPGCEPKEYNVGDDVSFLL; encoded by the exons ATGATTAGTTTCATGATGGCCAGCGCACGTAGAATTTTGTTGCTCTCCAGCTCTACCGTTCACGGCTCTGCATATTTAGAATACGCAGCCACTTTTATTAAGGACTTCCTCAagaa GAGCGAcgttaaaaagattttatttgtgcCGTATGCTCTGAAGGACCACAATGACTACACGAACAAGGTGCGAGGCCCACTTAAAGAGCtcg gaTATGCTGTGGAAGGAATCCACGAAGCTCCGAATGCGATCGAGGCGATTAAGTCTGCAGAAGCGATTTATATCGGCGGTGGAAACACATTTCAACTTCTGAAGACCCTGTACGACTTGAACCTGATTCAGCCCATTCAGGACCGTGTCTTGAAg GATGGAATTCCGTACATCGGGAGCTCAGCGGGCAGCAACGTGGCGACAGCCAGCATCAACACGACGAACGACATGCCCATCGTTTGGCCTCCGACGTTGACGGCTCTCGGACTGGTGCCTTTCAACATCAACCCTCACTACATCGACTTCGACCCAGATTCCAAACACAAAGGG GAAACACGAGAGGAGCGGTTGAGCCAGTACCACGAAATTCCCGGCACGCCTCCAGTGCTGGGCCTGCGAGAGGGAGCAATTCTGCACGTGGAGGGCAACGTCGCCAAAATAATCGGCGTGTTCGGCGCGAAACTATTCAAACC GGGGTGCGAGCCCAAGGAATACAACGTCGGCGATGATGTCAGTTTTCTGCTCTAG